The DNA sequence TCGGGATTCCTCGGGCAATGCCATCGGAAAGCTCCTCGTCTTTACGGACCTCACGGACCTCAAGGCCCTCCGGGAGCAGGCCGAGCTGAGGAAACACCTCTCCAACCTCGGCGAGATGGCCGCCGGCATCGCCCACGAGCTCAGAAACCCCATGGGGGTCATCCACGGCTACATGAGCATGCTGGGCAAGAAGGTGGACCCCTCCCTGAGCCCCATCGTTTCCTCCGTATCCAGGGAGGTGGCGGCCATGGACGCCATCATCCGGGACTTCCTCTCCTTCGCCCGGCCCCGGGAGCCGGACGTCTCGGAGGTCAACGTGAGGGAGCTTCTCGAGGAGTGCGCATCGAGCGTTCTGGGGGAGGGCGGGGACGTGGAGCTTGTCCTTCGGGCCGACTCCGCCCTTGCGGTCGAGGGTGACCAGGTTCTCCTCAGACAGGCCCTTACCAACCTGGCGGACAACGCCGTGCACGCCATGGGGGGAAGGGGGCGGCTTTCGCTTACGGCCCGGGCCGAGGGCTCCGGGGTTCTCATCACGGTCTCCGATACGGGCCACGGCATCCCCCGGGAGCTCAGGGAGAAGATATTTCTGCCCTTTTACACCACAAAGGAGAAAGGCACCGGCCTGGGGCTGGCCCTGGTGCATCGCATCGTAAGCAGCCACGGGGGGGCCATGGACGTCTCAAGCGGCGAGGAGGGGACCACCTTCACGGTCTCTCTGCCCCGAAGGAGGGGGCCGGCTCAGCCTTCCCCCGGGAGCGTTTCGTCCAGCTCACCCTGAAGCCTGGCCTCGCATTCGGGACACATCCCGTGGGTGAACTCCGCCTCCGAGTGCTCCTGGACGTAGCTCTCCACCTGGTTCCAGTAGCCGTGGTCGTCCCGGATTCTCTTGCACCAGGCGCAGATGGGCAGGAGCCCCCGGAGGGTCTTTATCTTGCCCAGGGCGTCCTGAAGCTCCGCGATGAGCCTCTCCCTCTCCATCTCCGCCTGCTTCCTCCGGGTGATGTCGAAGAAGAACCCCCGGAGCTTCCGGACTCCCTCTTCCCTGGCCAGGGTGACGATGTCCCGCACCCAGACCTCCCGGCCGCCGCGGGAGAGCATCCGGTACTCTATCTCGTGTGTCTCCCGGTCCCGGCCCAGCCGGATGGCGTCGAGGCAGGTCTTGACCACCCAGGGGGCGTCGTGGGGGTGGATGCATCCCTGCCAGAAGGTGAAATCCGTCCATTCCTCCGGGGGATAGCCCAGCATGGCCGTCACCTGGTGGCCCATGTAGGTGAAGGCCATGCTCCCGAGGTCCAGCTCCCATGGGGCGGCCCCGGCCGACTCCAGGAGGGACTTGTACTGCTCGCGGCTCCTCCGGAGCTCGGTCTCCATGTGGTGCTTGTACAGGGCCATCTCGATGGAGAAGCGCAGGTCCACTTCCTCGAAGGGCTTGAGGAGATAGCCATAAGGCTGCGTGAACTTGGCCCGCTCGAGGGTGCCGTGGTCGGCATAGGCGGTCAGGTAGATGACCGGGATGTCCAGGGCCTCGCGTATGTGATGGGCGGCGGTGATGCCGTCCATCTCCCCCTGGAGCACCACGTCCATGAGGACCAGATGGGGCCTGGCTCTCTCGGCCGCATCCACGGCCTCCTCCCCCGAGAAGACCGCGGCGGCGACCTCGTAGCCGAGCCTTACCAGGATGTTCGTAATGTCCCGGGCGACGATGCCTTCGTCTTCGACGACCAGAACCCGGGTGGGCCCTTCCGGGATGAGCTTCATGCTCCTCCGGTCCTCAAGCCGTATCTGCCGGGAGGCAGGCTGGGGGCGAACACGGGCCTCGCAGAGCTCCGGGCGGCCCAAAGAGGTGCGGACACCCGCTACAGGTGCTCGGGCTTTTCTGCGGAGCTGAGGAGGCGCTTTATGAGAAGGTGCCGTTCACTCAAGGTGAGATCGAAGTAAAAGGCGCTCTCCATGAGAATCTCCACCAGCTCCTTGAGCTTGAGTTCCGGGGCCTGCGTTTTCAGCATGGCTTCCGCCTCCTTCATCCGGCCTTCCTGAAAAAACATGGTGCAACTTCCATGCCCATATCGAAAGTGGCTGATTATACGCGGAAATCGCGTCTGGAATCTATCGGCTTTGTTGCAAAATCACAAAAAAGGGGAAGGGCGTGTGTAAAAAAAGGTGATATCCCCACTTTTCCCTGGGGAAAAGACCACACCGGCAAGGCCGCATCCCCGCATGTGCAGGAGGCGGCGAAGGCCCAAAATCCCCTAAATTGACAAAGGGTTATCAATTGAATTAATCTAAAAATCATGTTGAAAAACGTCGAGAGCATAAGTGCGACCAAGAAGCGCATCCACATAGAGGTCCCCGGGGAGGCCATGGAGGGGGAGA is a window from the Nitrospirota bacterium genome containing:
- a CDS encoding ATP-binding protein, producing MPGPDAALLLLSLIGVLAGAALAAGVFMLLARARRKRAKGEEDTTRMGFVVDTFHSLVAALKEKEKELEALRKAAEKRAEIIEDHNENILQSVPSGVLSLDGQGRVLKANASAERVLGWRAGELGGREAAGLLGGEIGRALREKDSVERGEARHVTAGGKELWLGYTLTPLRDSSGNAIGKLLVFTDLTDLKALREQAELRKHLSNLGEMAAGIAHELRNPMGVIHGYMSMLGKKVDPSLSPIVSSVSREVAAMDAIIRDFLSFARPREPDVSEVNVRELLEECASSVLGEGGDVELVLRADSALAVEGDQVLLRQALTNLADNAVHAMGGRGRLSLTARAEGSGVLITVSDTGHGIPRELREKIFLPFYTTKEKGTGLGLALVHRIVSSHGGAMDVSSGEEGTTFTVSLPRRRGPAQPSPGSVSSSSP
- a CDS encoding response regulator — its product is MKLIPEGPTRVLVVEDEGIVARDITNILVRLGYEVAAAVFSGEEAVDAAERARPHLVLMDVVLQGEMDGITAAHHIREALDIPVIYLTAYADHGTLERAKFTQPYGYLLKPFEEVDLRFSIEMALYKHHMETELRRSREQYKSLLESAGAAPWELDLGSMAFTYMGHQVTAMLGYPPEEWTDFTFWQGCIHPHDAPWVVKTCLDAIRLGRDRETHEIEYRMLSRGGREVWVRDIVTLAREEGVRKLRGFFFDITRRKQAEMERERLIAELQDALGKIKTLRGLLPICAWCKRIRDDHGYWNQVESYVQEHSEAEFTHGMCPECEARLQGELDETLPGEG